From the genome of Cynocephalus volans isolate mCynVol1 chromosome 15, mCynVol1.pri, whole genome shotgun sequence:
TACTTATAATTTCATTCATAATCCACTACTTCTGATTTCATCCACTTGCACATACTTATTGACTACTTACTATGTACACTGCACTACACTAGGTGCTGGTTAACAAGAAGTAACTCAGGACCTCAGGGATCTTATAATTTATGGAAATGTAGGCAGATAAACAGTGAGATAACTGTTATTGTTAGGGAAGTACAGCATGTCTGTGATACCTAGGAGGCCTTCTAATCTAGTTTGGAGGGATCGTTGAGGCATATATTCATTCAACgaatatttattgggtgcctacATCATGCCAGGTGCTATGCTAAATGCTGGCTACATAGGGCTGAAAAGAACAGACATAGAACTCCACCCTTATGGTACAGAACAGTGGCCCACCCGCAGCAACTGGACTGCCAGGAGCCAAATCTTACATTttccacttgctagctgtgtaattttgggtaatttacttaaccattttGTACCTTAGTTACCTaaaagttgttgtgaggattaaatgagtcaaaaTATGGAAAGCACATATAACAGTGCCTGGTAGATAGTAAGCACAAAATAAGTGTTACATGCCATTATTTAAGGAGTCAGATGGAAAGGAGAAATTCTACAAgtttatgcatatacatatacgtCACATAAGTAACATTGCATGATACGATAAATAACATTGCATTGGATAAAATAACATTGCTAAGGATGAAAAGTACAGGGTGCTGAGAGGGGACTAAACCAGAAAAATCCTCATATAGATGAGGGCTCAAGGAAGAACCTCAATAAGGAAAGCTTCTCTGAGAacgtgattttttatttttactttttttttttgctgctgcaAAAGCTTTATTTCCATTTGGTCCAAGGTTTGGGAAAGGGCTTCAGGCTGGTTTAAAAGCTGCCTAGTGGCTAGAGGGTGAGGCTCAGGCAGAAATCCCAATGCTAGGGGAATTCAGGGGACGTCCTTTGAAATCTGCTTGGCTCTGCAAGTTTCGAGTCGTGCTTGAGGATGAGCCTCTTGAATAGATAGTCGCCCAGCCTGGCCTCGGGGCAGGCCAGCCTGCGGAGGTTGGCCAGGTGGTCATCCAACTTCTTGATGGGTTTCACCTCATCTAGGAAGTGGCTCTCCAGGAAGTCACAGAGACGGGGGCCTGTGCGGGCAGAACCAGAGCATGAATGTCATAAGGACCTGATCCAGGTTCTTCTCCAGGGCCATGGCGGCTCCCATGGCACCAGGGTTTTACTCCACTCATATGAGACGGATTCTGCACGTCCTGGAACAGGGAGCGGCCACCGCACTGGTTCTGCATCTTCAAGAGAGGCTGGATGCCAACTCTTGGAAGTGGCCCACGCCCTCCAGAGCTACATCATCACGCTAGAAATAGAAGCTCAGAGAGAGGCAGGTGTAGGAGGACTGCAAGTGCAGACTGACCAGGTGGTTGACGGTGGCCAACACTTTGGAGGAATCATTCTAATGAATCTGGGAGCTCATGGTTGGTTAGCTGGCAATAAGGAGCtaaccacaaacaaacaaacaaaacaaaatggtgtTGGTTTGTCCCCGAAGCAGGAGGTGGCCCAAAAGATGGTCCCAGATGCTGCGCATGAAGAGTTTGGAGGGCAGTGGGAAGCTGGAAGAGACAGAGTCCCTGGGTCTGTTCTGTCCAAATACTGCTGACATAAGAGACACATCTGTGGGACTGCAGGGCGTGCCAAGTAGGGAAGAGCTTGGTTGGCTTGAGGAATGAAAAGACAGTTGAGGCTGGAGCACAGTGAGGGACAAGAGTATCAAGAGCCCAAACAAGGCTTGTGGGCCAGGATTAGAATACTGGGTTTTATTCTGTGTGCCATGGACAGCCAGTGAAGGGTTTTAAGCACAGAAGTGTCATGATTATTCTGGTTGTCTAGTGGTGATTGTATTATAGAGGAGCTGGAGAAGTTCTCCACTTCCTGGTAGGTTGTTGCCCCATACAGACCAGATGAAAGATGGTGATTTGGGTTAGAATAGTGACACTGGAGATGGTGAAAAAGTAAACAGAGTCAATATATATTTTGCAGTGGCTTGGCAGTGGGAGGCAGAGAGATTGGGAGGTGCCAGGGCTGACAACCAGACTTTTGAAATGGTTATCTCAGTGGGTGCTAGTGCATTTACTAAGATAGCATAGACCAGATGAGAAGTTGATTTGGGCATGGCAACAGAGAGAATATTGGACATTCTTCATTATTCTAAATCACATTTTTGTAACAGCATTATTGACATATAATTCACAAAATGtacaatttactcatttaaagtgtaaaattcaatggtttttagtatattcacagagttgtgcaatcaccataatcaattttaaaacattctcatCATTCCCAAAGGAAAGTTCATAGCCATTACCAgtaatttcccattttctttgaattctttcaGCCATTGGTAATcattaatctactttttgtctctgtagatttatctattctgaacatttcctATAAATCAAAATATACAGTATGTGGTCATtgatgactggcttctttcacttagcataatgttttcagggtttatccatgttgtagcatgcatcagaacttcactcctttttatggctgaataatattccattttatggacatACCACAGTTAATTTATCAATccataaattaataaacatttggattgtttctactttttggctactatgaataacaCTACTTTGAACAATTATGTACAAATTTTTTTAtggatgttttttctcatttctcttgggtacataaTTAGGATTGGAATTTATaggtcatatgataactctatgtttaaccttttgagaaactgccagactgtttcccaaagaggctgcaccattttatctTCCCACCAGAagtgcatgagggttccaatttctccacatcctctccaacacctgttatatctgtcttttttattatagccacccTAGTGGGTGCACAGTGCTATCtccagtttttatttgcatttgcctgatggcTAAtaatggtgagcattttttcatatgcttactggccatgtgtatatcttctttggagaagtgtctaaTCAGATCtgctgcccattttttaattggttatttgtgtttttattattaagctGTAACagttttttaagtatattttagatacaagtcatttatcagatatataatttgcaaacactttctcccactgtgtgtgtggtcttttcttttttgggggggggtggtaTTTTTTGAAGCACATAGGTTCTTAATTCTGATAAAGCTCAATTTATCTATGTTTTTGTCACTAATGCTTTTGGTGTTACAGCTAAGAAGGCTTTGCTTGACCCACAGTCATGCAAATTTTCATCCTATATTTAGTCATCCTAGAttttcttctaggacttttatagttttagcatttacatttacatctttgattcattttgagttcagTTTTGTATAGTGTGAGATTGGgatccaaatttattcttttacatgtgggtatccagttgttctagcaccatctgttgaaaagactattttttaccCCATTGACTTTTCTTGGCACTtgtgttgaaaatcaattaacaGTAGATGTGAAGGTTGATTTCTAGGCTCCATTTCTAtcccattgatctatatgtttattcttgttggagtgagcagaattgaagccatgttggaacctaaaacCCCCTGGGCTgtagtaaaacttttttttttaagtttttttcttagcttgcatttctctgagttccctcttttcccatgattaacgatattttgaaccttggttatggggccaGATGACACTATTTACATAAGTGTGGAGCTGTTTTTCAgatcctgagaaaccaaggaagacatcaataaagctatgctgattccaccctgaagcaaatcaaaatcgaGCAGTACACTAAGATAAATCAAGAACGAGAACAGAAGCCAAACAGGAGCCTTGACAAGAATTTGCACCTGGTCCCTTACATGTAGCCCCTGAAGCTCacatctccccctcctcctttccgtTCCTTcaacctcctctttaaaaaccccccagtaaatctgagtctttgagatagttttagtctggccactccttcaggtttaccagaaagatgggttagcctaacatctccctCAGGTTACTAGTATTGCTGAATAAATCTGACTTCCTATTTCACCAGCAATTTTACTTTTGGGTCAGTTGTttctgttttggtggctggcagctggacttgggttcagtaacatttttacaccagtatcacactgtcttaattactgtagctttgtagtaagttttgaaattgggaagtgtgagtcttctaactttgttcttttcaagatggttttggctattctgggttccttgaatttccatataaattttagaataagtttaTTGATAAATGCAAAGAtgccagctgggattttgataggggttgcattgaatctgtagaacaaTTTGGGAATTAGGGCTGTCCTTacacaatattaaatcttctggttcatgaacatgggatgcctttccatttatttagatcttctttaactTATTTCAACAATGTTGTTTAGTGTTCAGaacatgtttttcatttctcttggtaagtttattcctaagtattttattatttttgatgctattctaagaaatcacattattttttaaacctattttaacctgtctgaaatcaagatgtatCTTACAGTCAGGGTATCTTAGCACTATACCATATTTGGAATTCAGAAGAGATGTTTGAACTAGAGATAGAAATGTGAGTGTCATCTGAAGTTCGTTATTTAAAGTCACAACAGTGAATGAGATTCCTTCAGGGAAAGAATGATGAGAAGACAAGAGGATCCAGGTTGCAGTCCTGAGAAATCTCAACAAGTAGAAACTGAATAGGAGAGGAGGagccagcaaaggaaacatttgttttgagtttatttttgtcattattgctgttattgtttATTAACAGACAGAAGTCCCTACAGGGCCAGGACCTTGTCTCTTTTGTTCTCTAATTAACCCTTGAGCTGAGCACTTTATTACACTTAGATATTAACTTGCATACCACAGATAAATTGagaaaaatcattcaaaataaTCTGTTTATTTGGGAAATAATATATTGATTATTACCAGCTCTTTCATCCCTGAAAATCCTACTTgaatacaaataagtaaataagcctTTCAGGTCTTCTGAGAAGCATTTTAATCTGATTGATATTTGGGGTAGTAAACAAATATGCTTACTGCATATCAGCATAGAGTAATTGTCTAAAGGCATAAGAGGAAAAACAGGCAGTAGAAGTATAGTAGCATTCACAATTGAAATCAGAAATGTGTATAAAAGTCCTTCTAAGGAGTTCATATCCCATTCGCTGTCACATTTCTATAACATAAGTAGGACACCAACTGGTAGTAATGCTAATTCATCTGCCTTTCCTTTACCGTTTGTCACTTCACAGATGTTGAATCTTATCGATTTCttttttcggttttttttttttttcatatttcaaatgtCCTAACCATCACATAAAGTTACCATTTGCCATATCctcaaggcagtggttctcaacaaggGGAGATTTTGACTCCTAGGGAACAtctgacaatgtctggagacatttttagttgtcacaactggagatGAGCTGCTACTGGCACCAAGCAGATAGAAGATAGGGATGTTGCTGAACATCCTACAATCCCCAAGACTGACCTCCAAAACAAAGAATCATCCAGCCCAAATATCagtggtgctgaggttgagaaattctACCTCTGGGCTAAGTTTATATGTATATGAACTTCCTGGGGGCAAAGTCCCTAGCTTTTGCCCAATTCTCAAAGGAGGTATGGGTCAAAAACTTAAGAAACACTGGCTTTAACAGATATTTCATCTAGGCCATGATAAACAGTGACATATTAATCCTACTTTGCAACAGAACTCACCTCTAGTTAAGAAGACTTATCTCTGCCAGCCAGATTTCACTGTCCACTTTTATAGCTAGACAAACACAGACAACTCTAGATTTCCTGGTCTCTAGGTCCTACAAGTACCTCATCCCCCAATCAGCCAGATTAATACAAATATTATGGCTATGGTGACAATTAATGATTAAGCCATAACTTCATGACATGTCAATTTAAAAACCTGCTCTCTTTGGACACACTCAGTTCATTTGATCAATTATTCAGCACATACTGTGTTAAACAGACTGCTAGTCACTGGGTATATGTTGTTGAAAACAAGCTTACAATGTAGTACCAGAGAGatgttaataaaatttaaatgtaatttaaactGCAATAAGGAAGGGAGTGTGAAAAGTGAAGGTGAGAGGAACTGAAATGACAATGAAGAGAAAGGACTGCAGGCCCTGATCACTGCTCCCACCATTTGTATCTTATCCCACTCAAATGTAATAGGCAGCTAACTGCCTCCTGGCTAGTTTTAGAAATTCTGTTGTATCTCTATCCCAGTCCAGGTAATTTGGGATATATTCATACTTAACTAACATTTCCTGGGCACTGATAGGCAAATTTAAACTGGAGGCTATGGCCAAGGTGAGAATATCAAATGCAAAAGCTTCATTTGGGGGGGGGTCATCAATATATCTAATTAGAAACCAATGTGGTTGGGGGGGGAAGGGTGTAGGATACAGAATAAAGCTGCTGTCTAAAATGCCGTTTCCAGATAATCAGTTGTAATAATCGTTACACTCACCATCGTTCTTGATCAGACATTGGAAATTTGCTGCAGTCACCTGtaaatcaagagagaaaaaaatgaactttaactATTCCCCCAAATAGTAGAAGATTAGTATATATTTAGTGGTCAGCCTAACCCAGTCAGGTAAGCCTGGCCAACTATTTTTATTGGAGTGGTCAGGcttaaattttgggggggggggggggcgggctggcaggtttggggatccaaacccttgaccaggCTTGAATCTTGAACTCATTAAAAACCCCACGttgaaatgctcaacatcactcagcatttgggaaatgcaaatcaaaaccactatgagataccatctccctccagttaggatggctaatatccataAGACtgatgagaatgataaatgctggtgaggttgtggagaaaaaagaacactcCTTCACTGTtagtaggactgcaaaatggtgcagcctttatggaagaagaactggaggttcctcaaacaattagatagatctaccatattactcagtactcccatgtttattgcagcactatttacgatagccaagagttggaaccagcctaaatgtccatgatcagatgagtggataaggaaaatgtggtttatctgtCACCAACCAATACCCCGAGGGGAGACGGTGGGAAATGAAGGGACCCAGtttatgggatcaggaggaccttagaaaacaaaacaaaaataaaaaccccacGTTGGTAAAATAGCCTGGGTTTCCGTGGGAGTAAGATAAAGGTTAGCTAGTGACAGAACAAAGGCTGCGCGTCCCTGTTCAGGGCCACCCGGCCCCCGGCCTCACTGGGGGAGGGGAGTAGCGGGCGCGCACGGGTGGAGGTCCGCCGGGGCGGTGACCCCTGTGACGGCAATCCCGGCGCTCCTTTCCGGGCCCCTCCGTGGACCGGCGCCTCTCAGCCAGTGCACAGGAGGGCGCCGCCGAGAGGGGAACTCCAGCCCGGGAGGCGCGTGAGAAGGACGCTGGGGCCGAGGCCGGGCCGCCGCCCGAGTGAGCAAGAGACTTGTGTAATACACTGCGGCCAGGTTACCCGCCAGAACCAAGATCACGCGGCTCCTAGGGCAGAGTGGAGAAGCCGCCCAGAGAGAGCACGCTGGAGAGGAGACGCGTCCGGGGACAGGAGCCGACGTCCCCAGCAGTTCCCGTccgccaggccccgccccttcaCGCTTATGTAATAGGGGCGCACTACCATTGGCCCGCGCGACAGGAAAGAGCGCAGGCGTGCGGGCGGGGTCGGGGCGGGGGAGGCAGCCTCTGGAAGGCGAGTGGGCGGGGCTGCGAGGAGAGGGCGGCGCTAGGGCGACTGGGAGAGCAGCGCGGCGTGCGCGGGCACGAGGCGTAGTGGCCCCCCCACAAGGCTGAGGCGGCGGCGGGCGCGCgcgcgcggcggcggcgggcgtGCGAGGCGCGGGCTGTTGTGCTCCGGgttctcctctttcccctccttggCGGGTGGAGGAGGCCGAAGCGGTGCTGGGCGcgcttccccttcctctccctcggGCGACCTCCCCCGGCCCTCTCGCACTGCGCGGTCTCTCCGACGCAAGACTGTCCCGGCCCGGGTGAGCGGCAGCGGGGACGGCGCTGACGGCGCAGGACTCCCAGGAACCGGGGTGGGGGCTGGCGGTGGCGGGAGCCGTGGGGGGAGCGAGGGGTCGTGGAGGTCGCCGGTCTCCCAGAGGGCGGCGGGACCCGGCCCGGCGCGCGCCGCGGGAAGGGGGGAAGCTCGGGCGCCTGCCAGGCCCTGCAGGTGGCCGGGTCGCAGGCCGGCCTCGGGAGCGGAGCGGTAACCTTACCCCCTGGCGACAGCAGCTGGTCGGTAGCTCGAAGCCGGGGCTCCCCGTGGCCGAAGGCGCTGGGTTTCGGGCAGCGGAGGCCTCCAGGAGGCACGTCTCGGGCCAGGGTCCGTGAGGACTGGCGGGTAGGAGGGGGCTGTGTGGCCTTTggtggcaggaggaggagagggctcTTCGAGGCGGGAGAGGCTGGTTTGGGAAGGAAGGTGCGCCAGGCTGCGGCTGGGGCCAGTGAAGTGTTGGGGGAAGTGGACCTTTTTCCTGGGGCTTTCATTCGCTCCTCTCCCGAAAAAGATGTAGTAAAGAACTGGGATCCGCATGTGGAGCAGAGCCTGGGCCTCTTCCTTTCGCTTGATTTTGGAGGATGAGCTCATTTCCCGAACCCCAAATCCTTTTCTTTCACTCAGTTTTGGTTTTAAAAGGATCTTTGGGACAGTGCTTACTTGTTGCCTCCTGCGAGAGAGCTGCTCATTTTAGAAGAACTCATTCGTTCTACTACTTCCCTCTTTACAGCCCTCTCGAAAAACCGCACTAAGAGTTACGTTAAAAACCGGCGTGTGGGTATTTGTAAATTACCTCTGCTCCTCATTTTGTCGCATTTAATCAAGGAGCCGTTATGCTTAAGATTTTGTAGGAAAATTTATTGGCTTAAGAGCAAGTCTTACGTTGAGCTGTCCAAAAGCATGTGGTTTGTTCGTTTGCGTTTCTACTTTCAGAAAGGAAGTCAATGTAGTGTGTTGTCAGAAGTGAGGGGCCTACCCCGTGCATTTAGCCTGTTTGATTCAATTTCCTTTCCCTGGGGTTAAGTTTTACGTCTTAAAAATGCGAACAAGGGACTACTGCTTTTTATTTAGTAAAGCTCTTATggctttttttgttgctgttgttaggGACAGTGTAAAATAGGTCAAATCTATTgcgtaattttatattttagaagtcCTAAATGcaaaagttaataataattttgtctgttttaatgACATTACTTTGTACAGATCACTGCATGGCAATGTCATCAAAATAACTAATAATTTCTAGATAGCAAAGAAACTTCTGGAAATAGTGGTCTgtcattttatgggttttttttttttttttaaatgtaaaacaagaGGTAACCCACAAGATCGGTGTATTAACATACACAGGATACACTGTGTGGAAGAGTTAAGATGCATGAGTGGACTGAAGTATTCTAACATGAGGCCCTGATACTAAGACATTGAGACATTAAGAATGTTATAAAACACTGGTATACATAAAGATTGAACACTTGAGTACTGTCATTCAAATATGCAGTGCATATTTGAATTCATACAATGCATTAAGTATCCAAACCTGTTTCCATAGGAATAGGTAAGCTTGCCATAACGTTTGGacttaaatatacttttttaaaaaagtcatgcCATTTGGCTTAGAATTAATAAGGATTGGGTTTTAAAAAACGAAAATAGAAGCTTAGTCTTCAAGGACTAACACAGCTAGTAATATTTACCATTGTTTGGTGGGAATGGGGTTCTAATATTAAGCTACCATACTAAACATTTTCGTAATTGGTAAAATATTAAGCTGGCTTCCTAGAAAAGCATTGGTCCTCTTCTATATTTTATCTGACTTTCAGTTCAGTGTTTAATACCAGTGAGAACTTATCCAATCagggtatttattttttcagttttctctgggggaggggagctcAGTTGTTTCTATGAAATTCTTTGGCCTCATATTCACTAACTAATTAGGGTTCTAGTGAGAAAAAGTTTGTACTCTTTCCTGGTGAAGTTAGTGTAGATCCCTTGTATGTTTGTGTCCCGCAatgatttaaacatttaaattttaattacagtGCTAGTCAAAACTATACATAGGAATTCAACTTAGAAttcaattttaatatatttgaaaagcaGTTGAAACCTAGACCCTTTGGGAACAGGTTTAACTTGTATTGTCtaatagaagtttttaattttaatggaaatgTAAAAGTAACTTTTTGAAGTGGCTGTTTTTAACCCATTAAGGTTCAGACTATCAGTAGTAAAAAGTAGTCTTTCAATTTTGTGAAGATTCTCCTATCAAGATGAACTATCTGCTCTCAAGTTCATTCTCTCAACTAGGAACTAATTTAATCTCATTATATAATTTGTGCAGCAATCCAGCAAAGACCAACTTTTAAGGAAAATTTAGAATAACACAGTAGTTTTATGAAACCTAAGTATTTAAGACAGCAATTTCTACCTTACCTATTCCCATGGTCACCTTTAGAAGGATTAGGGAAAGCTCTTATTTCTCTTTAAGTTGTAACAATCCCAGGTCACAACAATGAATACTGGCAGGAGAATGTACCTTTGCAAATTGATCAAATCAGtgatgggggagtggggagaactAAACTTATTTGtgtaaacatttgaaaattacatACAGTAAAGCACACAAATCTTAGgtgtacagctcaatgaatttttacaagTAAACACACCTGTGTAACCATTACTTGGTTCAAGTTATAGAACATTGTCAACACCCCGTAAATccctctcttgctgtctctcgCCTTCATTAGcctataacccccaaggtgaCCCCTTTCACTGTAGATTAGCTTTGCTTCTTTAGAACTTCATTCAGTGTATATTCCTTGTAACTGGTTTCGTTTCTTTAGCATGGAGGTACAACATATTGTTTCTTATAACAacaatttctcctttttaaatgcTGTATAGTATTCAATTGAACAAGCTATGTATCCATTTtactattgatgggcatttggattgtttccagttttggaacAGGTACTTTGAATTCTTGTACATCTTTTATTGTACAAACATGTGCATTTCTGGTGGATATATACCAAGAGTGGAATTGTTCCATCATAGAGTAGACAACTGCCAACCAGTTTTCTACAGGAGTTGAACCAGTTTATACTCTAGTAGCTTTGTGTGTGAGAATTTGAAAACCCATATGTTTTGATTGTCAGATGTTTCTATAAAACTTAAGTCTTTATCTATGAGAACATTACTATGCTTAGATTACTCTGTATTAGAGTAAAATAAATTACTCAAATGCCTCAACTTCTGCTTTTAGATATGGCTCGTGGACAGCAGAAGATTCAGTCTCAACAGAAAAATGCCAAAAAGCAAGCTggacaaaagaagaaacaaggaCATGACCAAAAGGCTGCTGCCAAAGCTGCCTTAATATATACCTGCACTGTCTGTAGGGTAAGGAGAATTGAAAGACAGCTTTCCCATGGGCAATTCTTTCATTATAAATTGGTTTGTATAAGTAAAATTATGAAACcatgacaaaataaatttcactaAATTAGTGATGAAGAAAACCTTTACCTAAAAGAACTAGAGTAGTTCAAGCTTTACTTGAAATAGGAGATTTGAGAGCTGGTTATTTTAGGAATCCATCTTCATTCAccctttcaacaaatatttggccAGGCACAATTCTCTAGGTGCAGGGGAAAAGGAATGAACAAAGCAAAGGCCCTCTCCTTATGGAGAATAAAGACATCTTCATAAGGGCATACAATATATTGTGAACTTTGTAAGAAAGACAGATGTACATTCTTAGTTTAGAGCAAGATGCTAGCAAATATACCTCTGGTTATAAATTGGTCCCCCCCCCATCACTAAATCCATAGTTAGAATGTCTGTAAAACTGTGTAGTGTATATTCATGTTGAGGGCTTTTACTAGAATTCATGTGTTTTATTAGATTTGAAGAAAAGTAGTAACAACAGTTACTGTTGagtgtttactgtgtgccaggcactgatccaggtgctttacatgtatttacCCATTTAGTCCACACAACAACCCTCTGAGacaaagtaattttattattctcattttacagaaaagtaaaCTGAGTCATGGGAGTTAAACTGTGTGGtatcacccagctagtaagtagAAGAGCTGGGACCTGAACCCAGGCAGTCAGGCTTCAGAGTCCACCCTCTGGACCACTATACTACACTGCCTCTCAAAAAAGTGATTCTGAAATTCCAAGTCAGAGTCTCTTTCTTGCCTGTTTGTTTAAGCTCACTGCCCTTGAAGTTAGTGGATGGAAGTATAAGAGGAAAAAAGCACAGTGGCAAGGTCCGATACATATACATAGGTATAATTTTCAAAGCCCCATACCTTGGTAGGATTGATGGCATGGATAGGAAGCGATCTTGATAACACATGATTCCTGGATTGAAATTTATCATCTGTTAAAGTCATTACCAGTGAAACAGAAGTTCCTAAATACACAAAAATTCTCATTAATCTAAGAGAAGGAATCTGTTACATTAAACATCTTGTTTATATTGAGCTTTGATacactcaaaataattaaattgagCAGGTTCTGACTCTGTTTGGAAAGAGGCagagtgaaaataaatttcactAAATTTGTGATGAAGAAACCTTTACCTAAAAGAACTAGAGTagttcagatatttaaaaacccaaaacaaaatcaaaagtttttatttcatgttcTGTGTAATTGGTTATGTTGAAGAATAAATAACTGAAGGTCTGTGCTGAGGGAAGTCACTATAG
Proteins encoded in this window:
- the ZNF706 gene encoding zinc finger protein 706 gives rise to the protein MARGQQKIQSQQKNAKKQAGQKKKQGHDQKAAAKAALIYTCTVCRTQMPDPKTFKQHFESKHPKTPLPPELADVQA